gaaatgtacgataatgcattttggcaaaaggatCAATAGTGAACTATTATCTGATTGGGGAAAAGGTTCATACAACAGAAGTACTGAAGGAAATATGAATCCtcgggcaagactcccagaaggttaatttacaggttgagcctatggtaaagaaggcaaatgcaatgctggcatttatttaaagTGAAGTAGAATCTATaagcaaggagatgatgctggTACTTTATAAGATACTACTTAGGCCGCACTGAGAGTATTTGGGATGCATATCTCAGAAAAGGtgtgttgtcgttggagagagtccagagggtgTTCAAGAAGATGATTCCGGTAATAAAGGGGTTAAGATATGAGAAGCGTTTtccagctttgggcctgtactcctgcactgacctgtgtttaataaatgtgggGGTAGGGTGTAAAATCTCACTGAATCCCACCGAATGTGGAAAggtctggatagtgtggatgaggagaggacttTTCGTATGGTCGGGGTAGCCATaacggagggcacagcctccaaaCTGAGGAGTGACCTTGCAGAGTAGTTAAGGAGGATTTTATTTAGTCAGAgaacggtgaatctgtggaattctctgacacaGACGGCGTTGGGggacaagtctgtgggtatattttggGCAGAAGCTAATAGTTTGCTGATACAGGATATGCCGAGGAGGCAGGTGAGTGAGaaccaggatcagccatgatagaacggcggagcagacttgatggggctgaatggcctaattctgctcctatgtctgatagtcttatactgcgagtgtctgacacagtgaagattgacacaaaatacttattacattCGGCCGCGATTTCTTTGCTCTGTTACTAACTCgtcagcatcatcttccagcggtacagtatcaactcttgcctctcctttactctttatgtatgtgaacaacttttgatacttgatattattggctcacttaccttaatttttcatcttttctctccagtgtttttttttagttgtctcctgttggttatgtaaatactttccaatcctctcacttcccactgttttcttgctatattatatgACCCGGCTTTTGCTCTTATCAAAAACAGGagagaatctgtggatgctggaagtccaagcaacacatacacaaaatactggaggaacctaGAAGGCCAttaataatattacaggataaacaagcaggaacaactccctcaatagataaaaccattcccaacacacacgTTCCTCGACCAGTGGCGCACCTCACCACAGGCATTGTTtgtgtgtcatcagtcagacaaacaaaagattttctctgtcaatcagcttccaggtgttgctactctgtcattcgttgccacaccccgctgctgatttccttctcctCATCGTACTttcttaccccgaccatcgtccagagccccaaactctgccctgtgcggactcacctctggtttctgaccctgctttgTTGAACATCCAACaaatggtttcccattctgctttcagtctttagagaaCAGTGGTGTTTTcaacaaccctttagaagcagggaaaatgacccataattggaaatgagccctgaataaggaggttaactaccaatgtcattcttcctcagcccagagatttgaggggtgaagaacatctcagacagaactgcagtcagctcaacttcttcagtctgcagaaaattcaatGGAAACCTCTTCGCCCACacagtggtgactgtttggaacccatcaccacagagagagcgagaggtgaacaacaggggaggatttaaaaggactgtcttggaacagaatcactggcagggtccagcaggcctgagttgactctcgactgtgcactaggtgtgttataaattcacttagtaccagagacagagtttaaaatagaactgatttatttgtctcagatgcagaatattaaactccagtcccattaaagttgaatgtgcagcagaataaactcctcccatgcccagtgaccagggtgcagaactgggtgtggtgagcagcagcaataattgcagagttcagcacctacaatcactctcgaaattgcattcagcaacggtgatggacaaatatccagcatgcagctcattgaaactttctccccagtgtgaacccggtagtgtgtcagaAGGTTTgattactgagtgaatccttccccacattcacagcaggtgaacagtCATTCCCCGTGTGAACTCAATGACACACATTTGGTGGGGAtcgctgagagaatctcttctcAAAGTCTGAGcaggcctctacccagtgtgaacttgctggtgtctctgtagatgagataactgagtgaaccccttcccacattcaccgcaggtgaacggcctctccccagtgtgaactgactgatgtgccagtagtttggatgactgagtgaatcctttcccacattcactgcaggtgaacggcctctccccagtgtgaagtgactggtgtgccaatagggtgGATGACcgtgtgaatccctttccacagactgagcaggtgaatggcctctccccagtgtgaactgactggtgtctctgtagggtggatgactgagtgaatctcttcccacagtttgagcaagtgaacggcctctccccagtgtgaaatcgctggtgTGCCAGCatatcagatgactgagtgaatcccttcccacagattgagcaggtgaacggcctctccccagtgtgaactctctggtgTCTTTGTAGAGTGGCTGACtgactgaaccccttcccacagtctgagcagatgaacggcttctccccagtgtgaactcgttggtgactctgcaggttggataactgagtgaatcccttcccacagactgagcaggtgaacagcctctccccactgtgaactctcTGGTGTTTTTGTAGATCAGATGAccaagagaatcccttcccacagtctgagcaggtgaatggcttctccccggtgtgaactcgctggtgtgccagtaggtgagatgaccgagtgaatcccttcccacattcaccgcaggtaaacggcctctccccagtgtgaacagactggtgtgccagtagttcggATGACTGAATGaaccctttcccacattctgagcaggtgtacggtcgctccccggtgtgaactgactggtgtctcattaGGTGAGATGACAacatgaatcccttcccacagtctgagcacgtgaacagcctctccccagtgtgaactcgctgatgtaccttcagttgggatgactgagtgaatcccttcccagagtctgagcaggtgaacggccgctccccggtgtgaacttgctggtgagccattaggtcagatgaccgagtgaatccttctccacaaattcagcagatgacctgcCAGAGtgatctgactggtgtgtccacaggtgggatgactgactgaatcccttctcacacacggaacaggtgaatggccttgcccagtgtgatcttgctgatgtaccttcagttgagatgaccgagtgaatccattcccactgtctgagcaggtgaacagcctctccccagtgtgaactcgctgatgtaccttcagttgggatgaccgagtgaatccattcccacagtctgagcacgtgaacagcctctccccagtgtgaactcgctgatgtaccttcagttgggatgactgagtgaatcccttcccagagtctgagcaggtgaacggccgctccccggtgtgaactcgctggtgagccattaggtcagatgaccgagtgaatccttctccacaaattcagcagatgacctgcCAGAGtgatctgactggtgtgtccacaggtgggatgaccgactgaatcccttctcacacacggaacaggtgaatggccttgcccagtgtgaacttgctgatgtaccttcaattgtgataaccgagtgaatccattcccactgtctgagcag
The sequence above is drawn from the Hemitrygon akajei unplaced genomic scaffold, sHemAka1.3 Scf000080, whole genome shotgun sequence genome and encodes:
- the LOC140722575 gene encoding uncharacterized protein, which gives rise to MAHQQVHTGERPFTCSDSGKGFTQSSQLKVHQRVHTGERLFTCSDCGKGFMLSSHLMRHQSVHTGERPYTCSECGKGFIQSSELLAHQSVHTGERPFTCGECGKGFTRSSHLLAHQRVHTGEKPFTCSDCGKGFSWSSDLQKHQRVHSGERLFTCSVCGKGFTQLSNLQSHQRVHTGEKPFICSDCGKGFSQSATLQRHQRVHTGERPFTCSICGKGFTQSSDMLAHQRFHTGERPFTCSNCGKRFTQSSTLQRHQSVHTGERPFTCSVCGKGFTRSSTLLAHQSLHTGERPFTCSECGKGFTQSSKLLAHQSVHTGERPFTCGECGKGFTQLSHLQRHQQVHTG